A region from the Kribbella shirazensis genome encodes:
- a CDS encoding aminoglycoside phosphotransferase family protein, with product MSDTPDLGPVPERIDVDADQVRRLVEQQFPQWAGLPVHLVANGGWDNRTFHLGTDMVVRLPSASEYAQAVEKEHRWLPVLAPELPIPIPVPLAKGEPGADYPHPWSIYRWLDGVTATPDRIADPVRFALDVAGFLAALQSVDATDGPQPGIHNWFRGATLRTYHETTQSALEELEGRIDVELAREIWASALDARWDGVDRWFHGDVAEGNLLLDDGQLAAVIDFGTCGVGDPACDLAIAWTLLTTDGRQAFRDRLAVDEGTWARGRGWALWKTLSSYSGTYDDAEKRLAAASAKRVLDEIFAEYAGSRSPASTSAVRPSV from the coding sequence ATGAGTGATACGCCGGATCTCGGTCCCGTACCGGAGCGCATCGATGTCGATGCCGACCAGGTCCGTCGTCTCGTGGAACAGCAGTTCCCGCAGTGGGCCGGTCTGCCCGTTCATCTCGTCGCCAACGGCGGCTGGGACAACCGGACGTTTCACCTTGGCACCGACATGGTGGTACGCCTGCCTAGCGCGTCCGAGTACGCCCAGGCGGTCGAGAAGGAACACCGATGGCTTCCGGTTCTCGCTCCTGAACTCCCGATCCCCATTCCCGTCCCGCTGGCGAAGGGCGAGCCCGGCGCGGACTACCCGCATCCGTGGTCGATCTACCGGTGGCTCGACGGTGTGACCGCCACGCCGGACCGTATCGCCGATCCGGTTCGATTCGCACTCGACGTGGCCGGCTTCTTGGCCGCTCTGCAGAGCGTCGACGCCACTGACGGCCCCCAGCCAGGCATCCACAACTGGTTCCGCGGCGCGACCCTGCGCACCTATCACGAGACCACCCAGAGCGCCCTCGAGGAGCTCGAGGGCCGCATCGACGTCGAGCTCGCCCGAGAGATCTGGGCGAGCGCACTCGACGCCCGCTGGGACGGTGTGGACCGGTGGTTCCACGGAGACGTCGCGGAAGGAAATCTCTTGCTCGACGACGGGCAGTTGGCGGCCGTGATCGACTTCGGGACCTGCGGTGTCGGTGACCCGGCCTGTGACCTCGCGATCGCCTGGACGTTGTTGACCACCGACGGTCGCCAGGCATTCCGTGATCGGCTGGCCGTGGATGAGGGCACCTGGGCGCGTGGGCGCGGCTGGGCCCTGTGGAAGACGTTGTCCAGCTACTCCGGCACCTACGACGATGCCGAGAAGAGGTTGGCGGCAGCGAGCGCGAAGCGTGTCCTCGACGAGATCTTCGCCGAGTACGCAGGCAGCCGATCCCCCGCTTCAACGTCCGCCGTACGTCCATCGGTCTGA
- a CDS encoding alpha/beta hydrolase — MIRSRTIALALAAVLAVPQLAAGTATAVHPTRGPVDPPVPAIPQKYLDQPINWSVCSFDAAVKRLYPQAPTTNCATVTVPMDWANPDAHPDVKVAISHSKATGTSKGLMTTNPGGPGGAGLTLSASLAVEKPQLFSDFDLLGFDPRGFGQSTPLQCITTTEKLNALPVTPDHKERTRLTHEVEVAEAKLLAEACAATEFGRFASSQQTVYDMEFLRALLKARQLNFIGYSYGTWLGGWYADAYPERVGRFVLDSNMDWTHTQWENMNFDPFSGQRRRDTQLIPWIARHADMIQGLGSTPAQVTAKYNQVRADLVKLVKAGTSSVRGDNLDGMIYSAQYGNVRFIRATLDVLVHDEYVKDPSASGEVELRHVDRAWARISPELQAFDTLATIRARYGVTPAASSAAAAAVRVDSTRSVIADARAAAVRSKGDATVNLGAISTTVRCNDTAFSHDPRYYLREADRMAKKYDFFGYMNGVPMCAFWPYPPQDRRVDLKGSPRMLMVQDELDPATAYEGALRTHEATAKATRFVAIDDEGQHGQYVGSPSACVEEIGDRFVFSGELPGKDQVCGTSPLPAELSVFPVDGPVDGNAVHLPRSKQQRVNPMLQETLDTIAGKSLR; from the coding sequence ATGATCAGATCGCGCACGATCGCCCTGGCCCTCGCGGCGGTACTCGCCGTACCGCAGCTGGCCGCCGGCACCGCCACCGCGGTGCACCCGACGAGGGGACCGGTGGATCCGCCGGTGCCCGCCATTCCGCAGAAGTACCTCGACCAGCCGATCAACTGGTCGGTCTGCTCGTTCGACGCCGCGGTCAAGCGTCTGTACCCGCAGGCGCCGACCACGAACTGCGCCACGGTCACCGTCCCGATGGACTGGGCCAACCCGGACGCGCACCCGGACGTGAAGGTGGCGATCTCCCACAGCAAGGCCACCGGTACGTCGAAGGGCCTGATGACCACGAACCCGGGCGGACCGGGTGGCGCGGGCCTGACGCTGTCCGCGTCGCTCGCAGTCGAGAAACCGCAGCTGTTCAGCGACTTCGACCTGCTCGGGTTCGACCCGCGCGGCTTCGGTCAGAGCACGCCGCTGCAGTGCATCACCACGACCGAGAAGCTGAACGCGCTGCCGGTGACGCCGGACCACAAGGAGCGCACCAGGCTGACCCACGAGGTCGAGGTGGCCGAGGCGAAGCTGCTGGCCGAGGCGTGCGCGGCGACGGAGTTCGGCCGGTTCGCCAGCAGCCAGCAGACCGTGTACGACATGGAGTTCCTGCGGGCGCTGCTGAAGGCTCGGCAGCTCAACTTCATCGGTTACAGCTACGGCACCTGGCTCGGCGGCTGGTACGCCGATGCGTACCCGGAGCGGGTCGGCCGGTTCGTGCTCGACTCCAACATGGACTGGACCCACACGCAGTGGGAGAACATGAACTTCGACCCGTTCTCCGGCCAGCGGCGGCGGGACACCCAGCTCATCCCGTGGATCGCCCGGCATGCCGACATGATCCAGGGGCTCGGCTCAACGCCGGCGCAGGTGACGGCCAAGTACAACCAGGTTCGCGCCGACCTGGTGAAGCTGGTCAAGGCCGGCACCAGCTCCGTCCGCGGCGACAACCTGGACGGGATGATCTACAGCGCGCAGTACGGCAACGTGCGTTTCATCCGCGCCACACTCGACGTCCTCGTGCACGACGAGTACGTGAAGGACCCGTCGGCGTCCGGTGAGGTCGAGCTGCGGCATGTCGACCGCGCGTGGGCCCGGATCTCGCCCGAGCTGCAGGCGTTCGACACACTCGCCACGATCCGTGCCCGGTACGGCGTGACGCCGGCCGCCTCGTCCGCGGCGGCCGCGGCGGTGCGGGTGGACTCGACCCGGTCGGTGATCGCCGACGCCCGGGCAGCCGCGGTCAGGTCGAAGGGTGACGCGACGGTCAACCTCGGCGCGATCAGTACGACGGTCCGCTGCAACGACACCGCGTTCAGCCACGACCCGCGGTACTACCTGCGCGAGGCGGACAGGATGGCGAAGAAGTACGACTTCTTCGGCTACATGAACGGCGTACCGATGTGTGCGTTCTGGCCGTACCCGCCGCAGGACCGGAGGGTGGACCTGAAGGGCTCGCCGCGGATGCTGATGGTGCAGGACGAGCTGGACCCGGCGACGGCGTACGAGGGTGCCCTGCGCACCCACGAGGCCACCGCCAAGGCGACCCGTTTCGTTGCCATCGACGACGAAGGCCAGCACGGCCAGTACGTCGGCTCGCCGTCGGCCTGCGTGGAGGAGATCGGCGACCGCTTCGTCTTCTCCGGCGAACTACCAGGCAAGGACCAGGTCTGCGGCACGTCCCCACTACCCGCCGAACTCTCGGTCTTCCCGGTGGACGGCCCCGTAGACGGCAACGCCGTACACCTCCCGAGGTCGAAGCAACAGCGAGTCAACCCAATGCTCCAGGAAACCCTCGACACCATCGCAGGCAAGTCACTGCGCTGA
- a CDS encoding ABC transporter ATP-binding protein produces the protein MTSAIVVSGLHKSYGSTHALDGLDLEVATGEVHGFLGPNGAGKSTTIRVLLGLLRGDAGDVSLLGGDPWHDAAKLHRRLAYVPGDVNLWPNLTGGEVIDLLGRLRGGLDEKKRDELLRRFDLDPTKKGRTYSKGNRQKVALVAALASDVELLILDEPTSGLDPLMEEVFRQCIEDERQRDRTVLLSSHILSEVEALCDRISIIRRGKVVETGTLSDLRHLTRTSIHAELAGSPNGLAQLPGVHELDVEGNRVRCEVDTAQLDAVMRQLSASGIKSLVAQPPTLEELFLRHYEDDVAAAAEPEAAVR, from the coding sequence ATGACATCAGCCATCGTGGTCTCTGGACTGCACAAGTCGTACGGGAGTACGCACGCCCTCGACGGTCTCGACCTGGAGGTCGCGACCGGTGAGGTGCACGGCTTCCTCGGGCCGAACGGCGCCGGGAAGTCCACCACCATCCGGGTCCTGCTCGGCCTGCTGCGCGGTGATGCCGGCGATGTCTCCTTGCTCGGGGGCGACCCGTGGCACGACGCGGCGAAGCTGCACCGGCGGCTCGCCTACGTTCCCGGTGACGTGAACCTGTGGCCGAACCTGACCGGCGGCGAGGTGATCGACCTGCTCGGCCGGCTCCGCGGCGGCCTGGACGAGAAGAAGCGGGACGAGCTGCTGCGGCGGTTCGACCTCGACCCGACCAAGAAGGGCCGGACGTACTCCAAGGGCAACCGGCAGAAGGTCGCCCTGGTCGCGGCGCTCGCGTCGGATGTCGAGCTGCTGATCCTGGACGAGCCGACCTCCGGCCTGGACCCGCTGATGGAGGAGGTGTTCCGGCAGTGCATCGAGGACGAGCGCCAGCGCGACCGTACCGTGCTGCTGTCGAGCCACATCCTGTCCGAGGTCGAGGCGCTGTGTGACCGGATCAGCATCATCCGCCGCGGCAAGGTCGTCGAGACCGGCACGCTGTCCGATCTCCGTCACCTGACCCGTACGTCGATCCACGCCGAGCTGGCCGGATCGCCGAACGGTCTCGCGCAACTGCCCGGCGTCCACGAGCTCGATGTCGAGGGCAACCGGGTCCGCTGCGAGGTGGACACCGCCCAGCTCGACGCGGTGATGCGGCAGCTGTCCGCGAGCGGGATCAAGAGCCTGGTCGCGCAGCCGCCGACGCTCGAGGAGCTGTTCCTGCGGCACTACGAGGACGACGTCGCGGCTG
- a CDS encoding NBR1-Ig-like domain-containing protein: MRELREAAGVPLTRAASESGWDKGHLSRVERGHTKPSRELIEWYDDSFGANQALVNQLTELDAAVRAGRDVSQRDLRRHVQPVLLGGSVPIDHHPDDRAELVGETVPDGTQVCRDQPFEKTWEIRNSGERPWRDRWLTRQGAAGAPGWLRSPARERVPDAAPGEVVTVRMTLRAPSQVGASTAYFKITDAAGRLYYPGLESPPIYCTIFTTYEL, from the coding sequence ATGCGCGAGCTGCGCGAGGCCGCCGGGGTCCCGTTGACCCGCGCCGCCTCCGAGTCGGGCTGGGACAAGGGTCATCTGTCCCGGGTCGAGCGCGGTCACACCAAGCCGAGCCGCGAGCTGATCGAGTGGTACGACGACTCGTTCGGTGCGAACCAGGCGCTCGTGAACCAGTTGACGGAGCTCGACGCCGCCGTCCGGGCCGGCCGTGACGTGTCCCAGCGCGACCTGCGGCGGCACGTGCAACCGGTGCTCCTCGGCGGTTCGGTGCCGATCGACCATCATCCCGACGACCGGGCCGAGCTGGTCGGCGAGACCGTCCCGGACGGGACCCAGGTGTGCCGCGACCAGCCGTTCGAGAAGACCTGGGAGATCCGCAACAGCGGTGAACGGCCGTGGCGCGACCGCTGGCTGACGCGGCAGGGTGCCGCCGGTGCACCGGGGTGGCTGCGTTCACCCGCGCGCGAACGGGTGCCCGACGCCGCGCCCGGCGAGGTCGTGACGGTGCGGATGACGTTGCGGGCGCCGTCGCAGGTCGGCGCGTCGACGGCGTACTTCAAGATCACCGACGCGGCCGGCCGGTTGTACTACCCGGGGCTCGAGTCGCCACCGATCTACTGCACGATCTTCACCACGTACGAACTCTGA
- a CDS encoding GbsR/MarR family transcriptional regulator: protein MSAERDDDAVKRYTEQFGNLLAETGWPRMAARVFAAILSSVDGRMTAAELSDQLQASPAAVSGAVNYLLQLRLATREREPGSRRDVYVVQDDAWYQTMMSEDAALVRWSDSLRKVLDASGEGTDTYRRIRVSLGFIDFISEEVKGLSERWIKRKAEIDAEIDAEQAAPRE, encoded by the coding sequence GTGAGCGCAGAGCGAGACGACGACGCCGTCAAGCGGTACACCGAGCAGTTCGGCAACCTGCTGGCCGAGACCGGCTGGCCCCGGATGGCTGCCCGGGTGTTCGCCGCGATCCTGTCCAGCGTGGACGGCCGGATGACCGCCGCCGAGCTGTCCGACCAGCTGCAGGCCAGCCCCGCCGCCGTCTCCGGTGCAGTGAACTACCTGCTCCAGCTGCGCCTGGCGACCCGCGAGCGCGAGCCCGGCAGCCGCCGCGACGTGTACGTCGTCCAGGACGACGCCTGGTACCAGACCATGATGAGCGAGGACGCCGCCCTGGTCCGCTGGTCCGACTCCCTCCGCAAGGTCCTCGACGCCTCCGGCGAAGGCACCGACACCTACCGCCGCATCCGCGTCTCACTGGGCTTCATCGACTTCATCAGCGAAGAGGTCAAAGGCCTCAGCGAACGCTGGATCAAACGCAAAGCGGAGATAGACGCCGAAATCGACGCCGAGCAGGCCGCCCCGCGCGAGTAA
- a CDS encoding CHAP domain-containing protein, translated as MRTALIRITARLSAITLLAGTALLGTGVLPASAATGTVVTDSGLGVTIRSGNATSFSAVGTQPNGPVEIDCQIYGEPVTGKYGRSLIWDHVPGKGFISDSYVNTGSSGLVAPLCTSNPRADKSIAWYAARNGSTAYQGYCEMAAENSYGTTGVWASAKAGWNDAVARGAAHRGDLNPPKGALVYWDLAAPYGHVGVARGDGYFWATSVGGKIGLAKLPYFSNYLGWAWPNF; from the coding sequence ATGCGTACCGCCCTCATACGCATCACCGCCCGCCTCTCAGCCATCACCCTGCTCGCCGGGACCGCGCTGCTCGGCACCGGGGTCCTCCCGGCCAGCGCCGCCACCGGCACCGTGGTCACCGACAGCGGCCTCGGTGTGACCATCCGCTCCGGCAACGCGACCAGCTTCAGCGCTGTCGGCACGCAGCCCAACGGGCCGGTAGAGATCGACTGCCAGATCTACGGCGAGCCGGTCACCGGCAAGTACGGCCGCAGCCTGATCTGGGACCACGTCCCGGGCAAGGGCTTCATCAGCGACTCCTACGTCAACACCGGCAGCAGCGGACTGGTCGCACCGCTGTGCACCAGCAACCCGCGCGCCGACAAGTCGATCGCCTGGTACGCCGCCCGCAACGGCTCGACGGCCTACCAGGGGTACTGCGAGATGGCCGCCGAGAACTCGTACGGGACGACCGGCGTCTGGGCGTCCGCCAAGGCCGGTTGGAACGACGCCGTGGCCCGGGGCGCCGCCCACCGCGGTGACCTGAACCCACCGAAGGGCGCCTTGGTGTACTGGGATCTCGCCGCACCGTACGGCCACGTCGGCGTCGCGCGGGGCGACGGCTACTTCTGGGCCACCAGTGTCGGCGGCAAGATCGGGCTCGCGAAGCTCCCGTACTTCTCCAACTACCTCGGCTGGGCCTGGCCGAACTTCTGA
- a CDS encoding CHAP domain-containing protein, with the protein MTSSISRAFTRLIATAVLGGLSLGGSAIAATAAPAPAPTTTATSTSLGPQSRADDAIAWFAARNGSTAYQGYCEKAVENAYGKTGVYASAIANWNAAVRRGAAHRGDLNPPKGALVFWNISQYGHVGLATGDGYFWATSVNGRIGKAKLPYFSNYLGWAQPNF; encoded by the coding sequence ATGACGTCCTCCATCTCCCGTGCGTTCACACGGCTGATCGCCACCGCGGTCCTCGGCGGGCTGAGCCTCGGGGGCTCCGCCATCGCCGCCACGGCCGCACCGGCACCGGCTCCCACCACGACAGCGACCAGTACTTCGCTCGGGCCGCAGTCGCGGGCCGACGACGCGATCGCCTGGTTCGCCGCGCGAAACGGCTCGACGGCCTACCAGGGGTACTGCGAGAAGGCCGTCGAGAACGCCTACGGCAAGACCGGGGTTTACGCGTCGGCCATCGCCAACTGGAACGCCGCAGTACGTCGCGGCGCCGCACACCGCGGCGACCTGAACCCGCCGAAGGGCGCGTTGGTGTTCTGGAACATCAGCCAATACGGACATGTCGGCCTGGCCACCGGAGACGGCTACTTCTGGGCCACGAGCGTCAATGGCCGGATCGGCAAGGCCAAGTTGCCGTACTTCTCCAACTACCTCGGCTGGGCGCAGCCGAACTTCTGA